From Thermosinus carboxydivorans Nor1:
TCGGATTTTCCCGAACCGGGCTTCTGCTTTACGTTTGATTGGCGCTTTACTCATGGAAATCGATGACAAATGGGCAAGCGGCAAAAAGTACTTGGATATGACCGATTATTGGGATTGGCGTGAACGACAAACTCATATCACGGACAGCAAAATTGTTAAAATATGTTAATTGCTTCAATTTTAACTGGGGATGATTTTACACATAAATTAGGACTTGATCCACTGGGACGGAAGTCCTAAAAAGTTCATTTTTTTAAGATATAACGCCTGATAATAGCTAAATTCTGAAACACCCGTAACCCAAAAGCCAATAACGCTACATAATACAAATCAATGCCTAATCGATCGCCAATATAAACTAGACCAGCAGCCAGGAGAGCATTAGTAAAGAAACCAGTAATAAATACCGTATTATCAAATTTCTCCTCGATACCGGCCCGGAGTCCGCCAAAAACCGAGTCAAGCGAAGCCAGCAGGGCTACCGACATAAATTTTGCATACTCAACAGGCACGCTAATCGGAAACATTATTCCAATAATAAGGCCGATGACTAAACCGGCTACTGGCAGAATCATTTATTTTTCACCGTCCTTTACAGGTTTCGCGTATTCAAAGCGAAAAGTACCTTTATAAGCGGGAATAGTAATGTCATCCTGCCGTTTAATCGAAACCTGTATCCCCCAAAATTGCAGTGTTTCTACAACTCCTCCCCGCATTCTAAGGGCATTCTCCAGTGTTTTGGGATCACCAATAGCGCGAATTTCATAAGGGGGTGAGTAGCGGGTATTGTTCAC
This genomic window contains:
- a CDS encoding small basic family protein, with amino-acid sequence MILPVAGLVIGLIIGIMFPISVPVEYAKFMSVALLASLDSVFGGLRAGIEEKFDNTVFITGFFTNALLAAGLVYIGDRLGIDLYYVALLAFGLRVFQNLAIIRRYILKK